The Daucus carota subsp. sativus chromosome 9, DH1 v3.0, whole genome shotgun sequence genome window below encodes:
- the LOC108201630 gene encoding receptor-like cytoplasmic kinase 176 isoform X2, with protein sequence MQGDDAYYTLYKGYVKEKTFAVAKWGTGLVTTIKRLKDNPNFEEPWLTEINTLGKLRHPNIVQLIGYCCEKKHRLLVLEHAPHGPLDQLLRDSDSQPLSWKLRISIAHGAAKGLAYLHSPGVNVIHRDVKRSSILIDSEYNAKLSGFCCARNGPEDERSHVTTLVRGTLGYLDPEYFHSGELTKKSDIYSFGVVLLELLTGRRTIELSKAVEERNLASWAVSRLSEEHVIISDIMDARIEGQYTVEDASTASSLALRCISQDSKSRPDAKQVAEELEQLLSLINLKDTHPTRTT encoded by the exons ATGCAGGGGGATGATGCTTATTATACTCTTTATAAGGGTTACGTTAAAGAGAAAACATTTGCTGTTGCAAAATGGGGTACTGGTCTGGTTACTACAATAAAGAGATTGAAAGATAACCCAAATTTCGAGGAGCCGTGGTTG ACAGAAATCAATACTTTAGGAAAACTTCGTCATCCTAATATCGTACAACTAATTGGATATTGCTGTGAAAAGAAGCATCGGCTTCTAGTACTTGAGCACGCACCTCATGGAC CCTTGGACCAGCTTCTGC GGGATTCTGACTCTCAACCGCTCTCTTGGAAACTGCGTATAAGTATTGCTCATGGAGCTGCCAAGGGGCTTGCATATCTTCACAGTCCAGGAGTAAATGTTATACATCGTGATGTCAAAAGATCCAGCATATTGATTGACTCA GAATACAATGCAAAGCTCTCTGGTTTCTGTTGCGCTAGGAATGGACCAGAAGATGAAAGATCCCATGTTACTACACTTGTTCGCGGAACATTGGGTTATCTAGATCCCGAATATTTTCATTCAG GTGAATTAACAAAGAAAAGCGATATCTACAGCTTTGGAGTTGTCCTCCTGGAACTTTTGACAGGACGAAGAACAATTGAACTTTCAAAAGCAGTCGAGGAGAGGAATCTTGCCTCCTGGGCTGTGTCTCGGCTAAGCGAAGAGCATGTGATAATATCGGATATAATGGATGCACGTATAGAAGGCCAATACACTGTAGAAGATGCATCAACAGCTTCTTCCCTCGCACTTAGATGCATCTCACAAGATTCCAAATCAAGACCTGATGCAAAGCAAGTAGCAGAAGAATTAGAGCAGCTTCTTTCTTTGATAAACTTGAAGGATACACACCCAACAAGAACGACTTGA
- the LOC108201630 gene encoding receptor-like cytoplasmic kinase 176 isoform X1 yields the protein MQGDDAYYTLYKGYVKEKTFAVAKWGTGLVTTIKRLKDNPNFEEPWLTEINTLGKLRHPNIVQLIGYCCEKKHRLLVLEHAPHGPLDQLLLETGDSDSQPLSWKLRISIAHGAAKGLAYLHSPGVNVIHRDVKRSSILIDSEYNAKLSGFCCARNGPEDERSHVTTLVRGTLGYLDPEYFHSGELTKKSDIYSFGVVLLELLTGRRTIELSKAVEERNLASWAVSRLSEEHVIISDIMDARIEGQYTVEDASTASSLALRCISQDSKSRPDAKQVAEELEQLLSLINLKDTHPTRTT from the exons ATGCAGGGGGATGATGCTTATTATACTCTTTATAAGGGTTACGTTAAAGAGAAAACATTTGCTGTTGCAAAATGGGGTACTGGTCTGGTTACTACAATAAAGAGATTGAAAGATAACCCAAATTTCGAGGAGCCGTGGTTG ACAGAAATCAATACTTTAGGAAAACTTCGTCATCCTAATATCGTACAACTAATTGGATATTGCTGTGAAAAGAAGCATCGGCTTCTAGTACTTGAGCACGCACCTCATGGAC CCTTGGACCAGCTTCTGC TTGAAACAGGGGATTCTGACTCTCAACCGCTCTCTTGGAAACTGCGTATAAGTATTGCTCATGGAGCTGCCAAGGGGCTTGCATATCTTCACAGTCCAGGAGTAAATGTTATACATCGTGATGTCAAAAGATCCAGCATATTGATTGACTCA GAATACAATGCAAAGCTCTCTGGTTTCTGTTGCGCTAGGAATGGACCAGAAGATGAAAGATCCCATGTTACTACACTTGTTCGCGGAACATTGGGTTATCTAGATCCCGAATATTTTCATTCAG GTGAATTAACAAAGAAAAGCGATATCTACAGCTTTGGAGTTGTCCTCCTGGAACTTTTGACAGGACGAAGAACAATTGAACTTTCAAAAGCAGTCGAGGAGAGGAATCTTGCCTCCTGGGCTGTGTCTCGGCTAAGCGAAGAGCATGTGATAATATCGGATATAATGGATGCACGTATAGAAGGCCAATACACTGTAGAAGATGCATCAACAGCTTCTTCCCTCGCACTTAGATGCATCTCACAAGATTCCAAATCAAGACCTGATGCAAAGCAAGTAGCAGAAGAATTAGAGCAGCTTCTTTCTTTGATAAACTTGAAGGATACACACCCAACAAGAACGACTTGA
- the LOC135149319 gene encoding putative receptor-like protein kinase At5g39000: MLQKLQEAEVVEQNNWLQSLSTRQSCYRFSFNEMKRATSNFHDDLVIGKGGFGNVYKGTLGATLVAIKRLKSMSSQGSTEFRAEIEMLSKVRHSHLVSLIGYCDEGYEMILVYEFMAGGTLADHIHKRLRQDDTSSPPLSWVRRLRICIGAAQGLDYLHTGTGIYQRIIHRDVKSTNILLDQNFEAKVSDFGLSRTSPANQADTFVSTQVKGSFGYFDPDYFRTQRLTRKSDVYALGVVLFEVLCGRPAVYKNPDNERINLAGWAQQCFKEKCLGEIIDPGIKANVNPDSLEMFVKVAIQCLHIEPKQRPTMAQVVVGLDSALALQENFGPEMITSDDNQEETDISYHEVINENSENEMQGISSGRHQKKRSSVIKRFFASLSPAGLARSGNLSFDSLRNLLLIL; the protein is encoded by the coding sequence ATGCTCCAAAAACTTCAAGAAGCAGAAGTCGTGGAGCAAAATAACTGGCTTCAATCATTGTCTACTCGACAATCATGTTACCGTTTCTCCTTTAATGAGATGAAGCGGGCGACATCTAACTTCCACGACGATTTAGTGATCGGAAAAGGCGGGTTTGGAAATGTTTACAAAGGAACTCTGGGAGCAACTTTAGTTGCCATAAAACGGTTGAAATCCATGTCGAGTCAAGGATCCACAGAATTCCGGGCAGAGATTGAGATGCTCTCAAAAGTTCGGCACAGCCATCTAGTGTCCTTGATTGGTTACTGTGATGAAGGTTATGAGATGATTCTTGTTTATGAATTTATGGCAGGTGGCACGTTAGCCGATCATATTCATAAGAGGCTTAGACAAGATGACACTTCTTCTCCACCTCTTTCATGGGTTCGACGTCTCAGGATTTGCATCGGGGCAGCTCAAGGACTGGACTACCTTCACACTGGAACTGGCATTTACCAGAGAATCATACACCGAGATGTAAAGAGCACTAACATCTTACTTGACCAGAATTTTGAAGCTAAGGTTTCTGATTTCGGATTATCTAGAACAAGTCCAGCAAATCAGGCAGATACATTCGTAAGCACTCAGGTGAAAGGAAGCTTCGGATATTTTGATCCTGATTATTTCCGAACTCAAAGGCTCACGAGGAAATCCGATGTGTATGCCTTGGGTGTTGTGTTATTTGAGGTCTTGTGTGGAAGGCCAGCAGTGTACAAGAATCCGGATAACGAGCGAATTAATTTAGCTGGATGGGCACAACAATGCTTTAAAGAGAAATGCTTGGGAGAGATTATTGATCCGGGAATAAAGGCCAATGTGAATCCTGATTCTCTAGAGATGTTTGTGAAAGTTGCAATCCAGTGTTTACATATCGAACCTAAACAGCGTCCCACTATGGCTCAGGTTGTGGTTGGTCTTGATTCTGCCTTGGCCTTGCAAGAAAATTTTGGTCCAGAGATGATAACTAGTGATGATAACCAAGAGGAAACAGATATATCATACCATGAGgtgattaatgaaaattctgAAAATGAGATGCAGGGTATATCCAGCGGTAGGCATCAGAAAAAGCGGTCTTCTGttattaaaagattttttgCTTCACTCTCACCTGCAGGTCTTGCCAGATCAGGTAATCTTAGTTTTGATTCTTTAAGGAATCTTCTATTAATTTTAtaa
- the LOC108201631 gene encoding extensin, translating into MGRSIAISLVVVLVCLILASETAAKKRKSPPPPKQSPTLYHSPPPPRAVEYPPPPPPIYSPPPPPPPPPPPPPPPPMHSLPPPFHYHSPRHPVHAPPPPKHHSHHYKYKSPPPPAHYPAPKYHYKYKSPPPPPPATHHYYFNSPPPHHY; encoded by the coding sequence ATGGGAAGATCAATAGCAATCTCTCTAGTTGTAGTACTAGTGTGTCTCATCTTAGCATCAGAAACAGCAGCAAAGAAACGAAAATCTCCCCCACCACCTAAACAATCTCCAACGCTTTATCACTCCCCTCCTCCACCAAGAGCTGTGGAATATCCTCCGCCACCACCTCCTATTTATTCtcccccacctccacctcctccacctcctcctcctcctcctcctcctcccatGCACTCATTGCCACCACCATTTCATTATCACTCACCGCGCCATCCGGTTCATGCCCCACCACCACCTAAGCACCATTCTCATCACTACAAGTACAAGTCTCCGCCACCACCTGCACATTATCCCGCACCAAAATATCACTACAAGTACAAGTCtccgccaccaccaccaccagccACGCATCATTATTACTTTAATTCACCTCCCCCTCACCACTACTAA